A single region of the Sorghum bicolor cultivar BTx623 chromosome 9, Sorghum_bicolor_NCBIv3, whole genome shotgun sequence genome encodes:
- the LOC8085113 gene encoding 65-kDa microtubule-associated protein 3 isoform X1, translating into MDRMERTERFVQLKKLAGSVISYWSIVSVSVEEKLNFMPLLLYAKSESVDEIPEHIAVSQDFLETAENESIRLEKIVAEMIVRKKSKLDQIYQRSHLESPFAGQGPSDTSVAFELVKEQITIAKAVSMKRQDIVTRMEMLDNACHEIQWYLNANSDVHSVEDHHRVARGKMLFDFFPKMMEDLEAKVIIWNLKEDENFSFDGVDIREKIEGLKVFYEDTVRENPEAGGVVHEAPKAGGVDIDMVPVGLEAGGVAHEDPEAGGVVHEAPKAGGVDIDMVPVGLEAGGIDIFQQLVIPRQPRTPRIPVQVNVQPPPLRRHHHHRSHQTVMTLWHPVGVNPILRTWTMTRTALMHLMSDA; encoded by the exons ATGGATAGAATGGAGAGGACAGAGAGATTTGTACAG TTGAAGAAATTGGCAGGCTCTGTGATATCATACTGGTCAATCGTATCTGTTTCTGTGGAAGAGAAATTAAACTTCATGCCATTACTTCTTTATGCTAAGTCCGAGTCAGTGGATGAGATACCTGAACACATTGCTGTTTCACAAGACTTCCTTGAAACT gcagAAAATGAGTCTATTAGACTTGAGAAGATCGTGGCTGAGATGATTGTAAGGAAGAAATCGAAATTGGATCAGATTTATCAAAGGAGTCATCTCGAGTCTCCCTTTGCTGGGCAAG GACCCTCTGATACCTCTGTGGCTTTTGAACTAGTCAAGGAACAAATCACTATAGCAAAAGCTGTTTCTATGAAACGCCAAGACATTGTAACAAGAATGGAAATGCTTGATAATGCATGTCATGAAATCCAATGGTATCTGAATGCCAATTCTGATGTCCATTCTGTTGAAGATCATCACAGAGTTGCAAGAGGAAAAATGTTGTTTGATTTTTTCCCAAAAATGATGGAAGATCTAGAAGCCAAAGTTATTATTTGGAACCTCAAAGAAGATGAGAACTTCTCATTCGATGGA GTTGATATTAGAGAAAAGATCGAGGGTCTGAAGGTCTTCTATGAGGATACAGTTCGTGAAAATCCTGAGGCAGGGGGCGTAGTTCATGAAGCTCCTAAGGCAGGGGGCGTTGATATTGATATGGTTCCTGTAGGACTTGAGGCAGGGGGTGTAGCTCATGAAGATCCTGAGGCAGGGGGTGTAGTTCATGAAGCTCCTAAGGCAGGGGGCGTTGATATTGATATGGTTCCTGTAGGACTTGAGGCGGGGGGCATCGATATATTTCAGCAGCTGGTTATCCCTCGGCAACCTCGCACTCCTCGGATACCAGTGCAGGTGAACGTGCaaccgccaccactccgtcgcCACCACCATCACCGCAGCCATCAGACGGTGATGACTCTATGGCATCCAGTGGGAGTAAATCCGATTCTAAGGACTTGGACTATGACCCGAACGGCTCTGATGCATCTGATGAGTGATGCATGA
- the LOC8085113 gene encoding 65-kDa microtubule-associated protein 3 isoform X2: MDRMERTERFVQLKKLAGSVISYWSIVSVSVEEKLNFMPLLLYAKSESVDEIPEHIAVSQDFLETAENESIRLEKIVAEMIVRKKSKLDQIYQRSHLESPFAGQGPSDTSVAFELVKEQITIAKAVSMKRQDIVTRMEMLDNACHEIQWYLNANSDVHSVEDHHRVARGKMLFDFFPKMMEDLEAKVIIWNLKEDENFSFDGVDIREKIEGLKVFYEDTVRENPEAGGVVHEAPKAGGVDIDMVPVGLEAGGIDIFQQLVIPRQPRTPRIPVQVNVQPPPLRRHHHHRSHQTVMTLWHPVGVNPILRTWTMTRTALMHLMSDA, from the exons ATGGATAGAATGGAGAGGACAGAGAGATTTGTACAG TTGAAGAAATTGGCAGGCTCTGTGATATCATACTGGTCAATCGTATCTGTTTCTGTGGAAGAGAAATTAAACTTCATGCCATTACTTCTTTATGCTAAGTCCGAGTCAGTGGATGAGATACCTGAACACATTGCTGTTTCACAAGACTTCCTTGAAACT gcagAAAATGAGTCTATTAGACTTGAGAAGATCGTGGCTGAGATGATTGTAAGGAAGAAATCGAAATTGGATCAGATTTATCAAAGGAGTCATCTCGAGTCTCCCTTTGCTGGGCAAG GACCCTCTGATACCTCTGTGGCTTTTGAACTAGTCAAGGAACAAATCACTATAGCAAAAGCTGTTTCTATGAAACGCCAAGACATTGTAACAAGAATGGAAATGCTTGATAATGCATGTCATGAAATCCAATGGTATCTGAATGCCAATTCTGATGTCCATTCTGTTGAAGATCATCACAGAGTTGCAAGAGGAAAAATGTTGTTTGATTTTTTCCCAAAAATGATGGAAGATCTAGAAGCCAAAGTTATTATTTGGAACCTCAAAGAAGATGAGAACTTCTCATTCGATGGA GTTGATATTAGAGAAAAGATCGAGGGTCTGAAGGTCTTCTATGAGGATACAGTTCGTGAAAATCCTGAGGCAGGGGGCGTAGTTCATGAAGCTCCTAAGGCAGGGGGCGTTGATATTGATATGGTTCCTGTAGGACTTGAG GCGGGGGGCATCGATATATTTCAGCAGCTGGTTATCCCTCGGCAACCTCGCACTCCTCGGATACCAGTGCAGGTGAACGTGCaaccgccaccactccgtcgcCACCACCATCACCGCAGCCATCAGACGGTGATGACTCTATGGCATCCAGTGGGAGTAAATCCGATTCTAAGGACTTGGACTATGACCCGAACGGCTCTGATGCATCTGATGAGTGATGCATGA